In Oscillatoria acuminata PCC 6304, a single window of DNA contains:
- a CDS encoding cyanoexosortase A system-associated protein translates to MQKMYWKPLRIFLLALTFSSVLVVVGKSLLDSNPEQGLSTDFSFPPDIPLTEWQPLESDSLEDENASNLVSARLYRYQHQENKNSLNIEMRYIINTDGDIKTLLNQHLNSETSPGKLTIHHQEGIGFYGIAATPEQAYLSSCINPHGGSTVTAEQFRNNRNTYDLQVSRLVPWLLGQQELRDFRCLWTLLSIPLEDTTAEQAYPILENAWVSWYAWWQPRFPDP, encoded by the coding sequence TTTTTTATTAGCGCTAACCTTCAGCAGCGTCCTGGTCGTGGTAGGAAAATCTCTCCTTGATTCAAATCCGGAACAAGGTTTATCCACTGACTTTAGTTTTCCCCCAGACATTCCCCTAACGGAGTGGCAGCCATTAGAGAGTGATTCACTTGAAGATGAAAATGCCTCAAATTTAGTCTCGGCGAGACTTTATCGATATCAGCACCAGGAAAATAAAAATTCCCTAAATATTGAGATGCGCTACATCATTAACACCGATGGCGATATCAAAACCTTGCTAAATCAGCATCTTAATTCTGAGACCTCCCCTGGTAAACTAACCATACATCATCAAGAAGGAATAGGGTTCTACGGGATTGCTGCAACTCCAGAGCAAGCCTACCTCAGTTCCTGTATCAACCCACACGGGGGGAGTACCGTCACTGCCGAACAATTCCGCAATAACCGCAATACTTATGATTTGCAGGTTTCTCGTTTGGTCCCTTGGTTGCTGGGTCAACAAGAACTACGAGATTTTCGCTGCCTCTGGACCCTTCTGTCTATCCCCTTAGAGGATACTACTGCCGAGCAAGCCTATCCAATCTTGGAAAATGCTTGGGTTTCTTGGTATGCTTGGTGGCAACCGCGTTTTCCTGACCCTTAA
- the hpsJ-A gene encoding HpsJ-like protein, cyanoexosortase A-associated: MTKSEGFDLTRSVDELLRFSADQLRSIGRLRLIGYGLLVLALFDTIQLFIAPNFMNPAWELQTMGGLIERVPVPLLGLALVFFGEDYNRNRLEDIVLKVLSWVTLLLAVLSLLLIPLGVINTGRINTNTTNQINAQAQQELSLLQQIEEQVQTGTPEQLQTLALELNRLGLPVDGQNTEQLRTDILNNIPQAKQRVQVQSQQQLQNQRQNLLKNSVKWNLGALVASVLFFMIWRGTGWAR; this comes from the coding sequence ATGACTAAATCTGAAGGTTTCGATCTAACTCGTTCCGTTGATGAACTGTTGCGGTTTAGTGCCGATCAATTGCGCTCTATTGGTCGGCTTCGGCTGATTGGTTATGGCTTATTAGTATTAGCCTTATTTGATACAATCCAGCTTTTTATTGCCCCCAATTTCATGAATCCTGCCTGGGAATTACAAACAATGGGAGGATTGATTGAGCGAGTGCCTGTCCCCTTATTGGGCCTAGCACTTGTTTTTTTTGGGGAAGACTATAACCGCAATAGATTAGAAGATATTGTTTTAAAAGTTCTCTCTTGGGTCACTCTCCTACTGGCGGTGTTATCTCTGTTGCTGATTCCGTTAGGGGTTATCAATACCGGGCGGATTAATACCAACACCACGAATCAAATTAACGCCCAGGCTCAACAAGAGCTATCTTTATTACAACAAATTGAGGAGCAAGTCCAAACGGGAACTCCGGAACAACTGCAAACTTTGGCCCTGGAACTGAATCGCTTGGGTTTACCCGTTGATGGACAAAATACGGAGCAGCTTAGAACTGACATCCTCAACAATATTCCCCAAGCAAAACAACGAGTACAGGTTCAATCCCAACAACAGCTCCAAAATCAGCGGCAGAATTTACTCAAAAATTCGGTGAAGTGGAATCTGGGGGCGTTGGTTGCCAGTGTCTTATTTTTTATGATTTGGCGGGGAACGGGTTGGGCTCGGTAA
- a CDS encoding DUF456 domain-containing protein yields the protein MIILYWVLIAVMIVGVIGAVVPGVPGSSLILGSIIIWAIAQGFGTVGWALGVAIAVLVLSVTIDLLATYFGAKRGGASKWGQIGAIVGFFVGFLGLLPALPFGGPLLGIFIGPLLGAIIGEYLYRRDLQIALKAGIAVVVSSVIGNLIQGILALAVVIFFVVTTWPPPGLGL from the coding sequence ATGATCATTTTGTATTGGGTACTGATTGCCGTGATGATTGTGGGGGTCATCGGCGCTGTGGTGCCGGGGGTTCCTGGGTCGAGTTTAATTTTGGGATCGATTATCATCTGGGCGATCGCCCAGGGTTTTGGGACCGTGGGTTGGGCATTAGGGGTGGCGATCGCTGTTTTAGTGCTGAGTGTGACTATCGACTTATTAGCCACCTATTTCGGGGCGAAACGAGGCGGAGCCAGTAAGTGGGGACAAATCGGGGCGATCGTAGGCTTTTTCGTCGGCTTTTTAGGGCTACTCCCCGCCTTACCATTTGGCGGCCCTTTACTGGGCATTTTTATCGGTCCTCTGTTAGGCGCAATCATCGGAGAATACCTCTACCGACGAGATCTCCAAATTGCGCTTAAAGCCGGAATTGCCGTAGTCGTGAGTTCCGTGATCGGCAATCTGATTCAAGGAATCCTCGCCCTAGCCGTCGTCATCTTCTTTGTGGTTACAACTTGGCCGCCACCGGGTTTAGGATTATAA
- a CDS encoding cofactor assembly of complex C subunit B, with product MAKPDENVVLRRLPLVAGGLGGVLFFVNRVLSVELTDSQARSDVLGVILSALLILTGLLWQQVQPKAPESVELIGEEGFELAPDLPERSKTELAWASVMLLRNTVTRSLVVWYDGRVLLRRGILGPEREVKPGAIVQRAIAQQKPVYLVALKLYPGRIEFDYLPENTQGVICQPLGSRGVLILGANAPRSYTKQDERWIEGIAEKIAENLSHYLESD from the coding sequence ATGGCTAAACCGGATGAGAATGTAGTATTGCGGCGCTTACCTCTGGTTGCCGGTGGATTGGGCGGGGTGCTTTTTTTTGTAAACCGAGTTTTAAGTGTTGAACTTACGGATTCCCAAGCGCGATCGGATGTTTTGGGGGTGATTTTAAGTGCTTTGTTAATTTTAACGGGGTTACTTTGGCAACAGGTGCAACCCAAAGCGCCGGAATCGGTTGAGTTGATTGGGGAAGAGGGGTTTGAACTGGCCCCGGATTTGCCGGAACGGAGCAAAACTGAATTGGCATGGGCGTCTGTGATGTTGCTGAGGAATACGGTAACGCGATCGCTGGTGGTGTGGTATGACGGACGAGTTTTGCTACGTCGGGGGATTTTAGGACCGGAAAGGGAGGTGAAACCTGGGGCGATCGTGCAACGGGCGATCGCCCAGCAGAAGCCGGTTTATTTGGTGGCGCTGAAGTTATATCCGGGACGGATTGAGTTTGATTATTTGCCGGAAAATACCCAGGGGGTGATTTGTCAACCGTTGGGCAGTCGGGGGGTGTTGATTTTGGGGGCGAATGCTCCGCGCAGTTACACGAAACAGGATGAACGGTGGATTGAGGGGATTGCTGAGAAAATAGCCGAGAATTTGAGTCATTATTTAGAGAGTGACTAA
- the rpaB gene encoding response regulator transcription factor RpaB: MENHKEKILVVDDEASIRRILETRLSMIGYDVVTAADGEEALETFRTENPDLVVLDVMMPKLDGYGVCQELRKESDVPIIMLTALGDVADRITGLELGADDYVVKPFSPKELEARIRSVLRRVEKTGASGIPSSGVIHVANIRIDTNKRQVYKVDERIRLTGMEFSLLELLVSKSGDPFSRSEILQEVWGYTPERHVDTRVVDVHISRLRAKLEDDPSNPELILTARGTGYLFQRIIEAEEA, from the coding sequence TTGGAAAACCATAAGGAAAAAATACTCGTAGTCGATGACGAAGCCAGTATTCGTCGAATTCTGGAAACACGGCTTTCCATGATTGGCTACGATGTGGTCACAGCGGCAGACGGGGAAGAAGCACTAGAAACCTTTCGGACGGAGAATCCAGACCTAGTGGTACTGGACGTGATGATGCCGAAGCTAGATGGCTATGGCGTCTGTCAAGAGTTGAGAAAGGAATCTGATGTCCCTATCATCATGCTAACAGCCCTGGGAGATGTGGCCGATCGCATCACCGGATTGGAGTTGGGGGCTGATGATTATGTGGTCAAGCCGTTTTCACCCAAGGAACTTGAAGCCCGGATCCGTTCGGTACTCCGGCGAGTTGAGAAAACGGGTGCTTCTGGCATCCCGAGCTCGGGCGTCATTCATGTGGCGAATATCAGAATAGACACGAATAAGCGCCAGGTTTATAAGGTAGACGAGCGGATTCGTCTGACGGGGATGGAGTTTAGTTTGTTGGAACTGTTAGTGAGCAAGTCAGGGGATCCATTTTCGCGATCGGAGATTTTGCAAGAGGTGTGGGGATACACTCCTGAGCGCCATGTGGATACTCGGGTGGTGGATGTCCATATTTCTCGTTTACGCGCCAAGTTGGAAGATGATCCGAGCAATCCGGAGCTAATTTTGACGGCGAGGGGAACGGGATATCTGTTCCAGCGCATTATTGAGGCAGAGGAGGCGTAA
- the radA gene encoding DNA repair protein RadA yields the protein MPKQRTQYICDECGAEFPQWFGKCPACDTYGSLTEQVVPATSSNPSRPSLSGNSWMREGGGDQNKSEGQPRSSFKLSQIAEQSIARCSSGYGEMDRVLGGGIVPGSLVLIGGEPGIGKSTLLLQVARNLALDHRILYVSGEESGLQVKLRAQRLISGVDNGVLEEETPPEIPEIADETVKIEEFNGKEEELFTLSPALPENPFGPDLVPEPLRENDNQLTHQPEGMEQLEETQATLETPPEPVKQPATTQSQEEPRFYLLPETDLEEILRELESLKPYLAVIDSIQTIYFPSLTSAPGSVAQVRECTSALMQVAKRENITLFIVGHVTKEGGIAGPRVLEHLVDTVLFFEGDRFASHRLLRSMKNRFGATHEIGVFEMVANGLKEVANPSELFLGSRDDFSSGSSTIVACEGTRPIVVELQALVSPASFGSPRRATTGIDSNRLVQILAVLEKRVGVPLSKLDTYVSSVGGLNVSEPAADLGVAIAVVASFRDRIVDPHTVIIGEVGLGGQVRPVSQLELRLREAAKLGFKRAIVPHGQNPPDLGLEVISVSKVLDAIIEAIPGPANQAFAETPTSEESSTLVAGETNVDNFVNEFDDDFDDDFESENPVF from the coding sequence ATGCCTAAGCAGCGAACTCAATATATTTGTGACGAGTGCGGAGCCGAATTTCCCCAATGGTTTGGCAAGTGTCCCGCCTGCGATACTTATGGGTCTCTCACCGAGCAAGTGGTTCCCGCCACTTCTAGCAACCCTTCCCGGCCTAGTTTAAGTGGAAATTCCTGGATGCGGGAGGGAGGGGGAGATCAAAACAAATCCGAGGGACAGCCGCGATCGTCGTTTAAATTATCTCAGATTGCCGAACAGAGCATTGCTCGGTGTTCTTCGGGATATGGAGAGATGGATCGGGTCCTCGGAGGTGGGATTGTCCCGGGTTCCTTGGTTTTAATTGGTGGGGAACCCGGAATTGGCAAATCCACCCTGCTGCTGCAAGTGGCGAGGAATCTGGCCCTAGACCATCGGATCCTTTATGTTTCGGGGGAGGAGTCTGGACTGCAAGTCAAATTGCGTGCTCAGCGCTTAATCAGCGGAGTGGACAATGGAGTGCTGGAGGAGGAGACCCCACCCGAGATCCCGGAAATCGCCGATGAGACGGTAAAGATAGAAGAATTCAATGGCAAGGAGGAGGAACTATTTACCCTCTCGCCTGCTCTCCCCGAAAATCCCTTTGGACCTGACTTAGTACCCGAACCCTTACGGGAAAATGACAATCAACTGACGCATCAGCCAGAGGGGATGGAGCAACTAGAGGAAACCCAAGCGACTCTAGAAACCCCACCGGAGCCGGTAAAACAACCGGCAACAACTCAATCCCAAGAAGAACCCCGGTTTTATTTATTGCCGGAAACAGACTTAGAAGAAATACTGCGGGAACTGGAATCTCTGAAACCCTATTTAGCGGTGATTGACAGTATTCAGACGATTTACTTTCCCTCCCTGACTTCCGCACCGGGATCCGTCGCTCAGGTTCGAGAATGTACTTCGGCGCTGATGCAGGTTGCCAAGCGAGAGAATATTACTTTATTTATTGTCGGTCACGTCACGAAAGAGGGTGGCATTGCTGGACCGAGGGTGTTGGAACATTTGGTGGATACGGTGCTGTTTTTTGAAGGCGATCGCTTTGCCAGTCACCGTCTGTTGCGTTCCATGAAAAATCGATTTGGTGCCACCCATGAAATTGGGGTCTTTGAGATGGTGGCGAATGGACTCAAAGAAGTGGCTAACCCGTCTGAGCTATTTCTCGGCAGTCGGGATGATTTTTCCTCGGGTTCTTCTACGATTGTGGCTTGTGAAGGTACTCGTCCGATTGTGGTGGAGTTGCAGGCATTAGTGAGTCCGGCCAGTTTTGGGTCCCCGCGTCGTGCCACCACCGGGATAGATAGCAACCGACTGGTGCAAATTTTAGCTGTTTTAGAAAAACGAGTGGGGGTCCCCCTGTCTAAGTTGGATACTTATGTTAGTTCCGTGGGGGGTTTGAACGTCAGCGAACCGGCGGCGGATTTGGGGGTTGCGATCGCCGTGGTTGCGTCTTTTCGCGATCGCATTGTCGATCCCCATACCGTGATTATTGGAGAAGTTGGTCTGGGGGGTCAAGTTCGGCCAGTGTCTCAATTAGAATTGCGATTGCGTGAAGCGGCCAAACTGGGATTTAAACGGGCGATCGTTCCTCATGGCCAAAATCCTCCTGACTTGGGATTAGAGGTGATTTCTGTCTCTAAAGTGCTTGACGCTATCATTGAAGCTATTCCGGGTCCAGCGAACCAAGCCTTCGCGGAAACTCCCACTTCCGAGGAATCTAGTACCCTCGTGGCGGGTGAGACCAATGTTGACAACTTTGTAAATGAGTTTGACGATGATTTTGATGATGACTTTGAGTCGGAAAATCCCGTTTTTTAA
- a CDS encoding WD40 repeat domain-containing protein encodes MNDIMNDLDGNTLSNSNKSVLDELSALIWGTSLFGGQITGALNSGILGELSLAQLSHLFIIWRNATFLPQNSRVRLVFIEALIKGIILALHPNQFQQTDLFSASTALKGSEYSQIQAWLKRRVTALRQEAFGTHESKCWLKNITQSPMLCGSAEEIFNLDIRTRSHQLQDLKKQIEAELYIDALPEQIRNIFRSDWLPCISLILSETLHKNKLFVDFLKDETENFAAFQWDVISTIEDIQNVVHQIKKLLHHPQNYLSFIQIVDFDTEALYQELQKIDNKDSGLSNLIKDVSQSNNQRISLTDTKVEKVLELLENSQEIEDSTSKQKKIEEDLTNPPNFSPSRYNPERKRVPVASVVLTGLPVTRGESSLNAMRPIWRCINTLSGHSDSVVSVAFGQQNSDPELRSPYLVVSGSWDKSINIWQLKNLEQSQELPNSITDNSASIYSVAISPDRQFLATGCANSTVRLWHLPTNRRLHILTGHSVPIYSVAFSPNGEILASGSGDQTIKLWQVSTGELLGTLIGHSSFVYSVTFSPDGELLVSGSTDKTIKIWQLKTQQLVRTLIGNSPVTSVSLSPNSHILASASRDETIKLWQIQGSPSEGGTRAAPTRTLRGHTAEVLCVAISPRAPVLASGSHDKTIKLWHLETGELMGTLTGHFDSVNAVAFSSDGHFLASGSHDKTVKIWRHFY; translated from the coding sequence TTGAACGACATAATGAATGACTTGGATGGCAATACCTTGAGTAATAGCAACAAATCCGTGCTAGACGAACTAAGTGCCTTAATTTGGGGAACCTCTTTATTTGGAGGGCAAATTACTGGTGCTTTAAATTCTGGCATTTTAGGCGAGCTTTCCCTGGCTCAATTAAGTCATTTATTCATCATTTGGCGGAATGCGACATTTCTCCCCCAAAATTCTCGCGTGCGGCTTGTATTTATCGAAGCGCTGATTAAAGGGATTATTTTAGCCCTCCACCCGAATCAGTTTCAACAAACTGATTTATTTTCCGCTTCTACTGCCCTCAAAGGCTCCGAGTATAGTCAAATTCAGGCATGGCTAAAACGGCGGGTAACCGCTTTACGGCAAGAGGCATTTGGCACTCATGAAAGCAAATGTTGGCTAAAAAATATTACCCAAAGTCCCATGCTTTGCGGGAGTGCAGAAGAAATCTTTAATTTGGACATTCGGACTCGTAGTCACCAACTTCAGGACCTCAAAAAACAGATTGAGGCTGAACTTTATATTGATGCTTTGCCGGAACAAATTCGCAATATCTTTCGCTCTGATTGGTTGCCTTGTATTAGTTTAATTTTATCCGAAACTCTTCATAAAAATAAACTGTTCGTGGATTTTTTAAAAGATGAAACTGAAAATTTTGCAGCCTTTCAATGGGATGTAATTTCTACCATTGAAGACATCCAAAATGTGGTTCATCAAATCAAAAAATTATTGCACCATCCTCAAAATTATTTGAGTTTTATTCAAATTGTTGATTTTGATACGGAAGCTCTCTATCAAGAATTACAAAAAATAGATAATAAAGATTCAGGTTTATCCAACTTGATTAAAGATGTTTCACAAAGTAATAATCAAAGAATTTCTTTAACTGATACTAAAGTAGAAAAAGTTTTAGAACTGTTGGAAAATAGTCAAGAAATTGAAGATTCGACCTCTAAACAGAAAAAAATAGAAGAAGATCTGACAAATCCGCCTAATTTTTCCCCGAGCCGTTATAATCCTGAGAGAAAACGAGTACCTGTAGCATCAGTGGTGCTAACGGGACTCCCGGTTACCCGTGGAGAGTCGAGTCTGAATGCAATGCGCCCAATCTGGCGATGTATTAATACTCTGAGTGGTCATTCGGACTCGGTGGTATCTGTGGCATTTGGGCAGCAAAATAGTGACCCGGAACTGCGATCGCCTTATTTAGTGGTCAGTGGGAGTTGGGATAAAAGCATCAATATTTGGCAATTGAAAAATTTAGAACAATCCCAGGAATTACCTAATAGCATAACGGATAATTCCGCCTCAATTTATTCCGTTGCGATTAGTCCCGATCGCCAGTTTTTAGCTACAGGTTGTGCCAATTCTACAGTTCGACTCTGGCATCTCCCAACTAATCGGCGGCTGCATATTTTAACGGGCCATTCCGTCCCCATTTATTCCGTTGCCTTTAGTCCCAACGGAGAAATTCTGGCCTCCGGTAGTGGAGACCAAACCATTAAACTTTGGCAGGTTTCTACCGGAGAATTACTCGGCACTCTCATCGGACATTCTAGTTTTGTTTATTCAGTCACCTTTAGTCCGGATGGGGAGCTTTTAGTGAGTGGAAGTACAGACAAAACCATTAAAATTTGGCAGTTAAAAACTCAACAATTAGTCCGGACCTTAATTGGGAATTCCCCAGTAACTTCCGTTTCTTTAAGTCCCAACAGTCATATTTTAGCCAGTGCCAGTCGGGATGAAACCATTAAACTCTGGCAAATTCAGGGAAGTCCTTCTGAAGGCGGCACAAGAGCCGCTCCTACCCGGACCTTGCGGGGTCATACCGCCGAAGTGCTTTGCGTAGCGATTAGCCCGCGAGCACCCGTGTTAGCGAGTGGATCTCATGATAAGACTATTAAACTGTGGCATCTGGAAACCGGCGAATTAATGGGCACACTCACGGGTCATTTCGATTCCGTCAATGCTGTTGCCTTCAGTTCTGACGGACATTTTCTCGCCAGTGGGTCTCATGATAAAACCGTTAAGATTTGGCGACATTTTTATTAA
- a CDS encoding creatininase family protein: MLLHLSTWPEVEAYLKEHSGIILPIGSTEQHGPTGLIGTDAICAEAIARGVGEATQAVVGPTINVGMALHHTAFPGTISLRPSTLILVIQDYLTNLAQAGFTKFFFINGHGGNIATLKAAFSETYHTIGGLNLPNSDSIQCQIANWFTCSSVYKLAKELYGNQEGSHATPSEVALTQYVYPESIKTAPLSKQVASGYPIYGAVDFRRKYPDGRMGSNPALATPEHGKQLYDLAVQELTRSYLEFIKAE, encoded by the coding sequence ATGTTATTGCACTTAAGTACCTGGCCTGAAGTCGAAGCGTATCTCAAGGAACACAGTGGAATTATTCTGCCGATTGGTTCGACGGAACAACATGGCCCTACGGGATTAATTGGTACCGATGCGATTTGTGCCGAGGCGATCGCCCGAGGGGTTGGGGAAGCAACCCAGGCTGTCGTAGGTCCCACCATTAATGTGGGCATGGCGTTGCATCATACCGCTTTTCCCGGCACAATCAGCCTCCGTCCCAGCACCTTAATTCTAGTGATTCAGGACTATCTCACCAATTTAGCTCAGGCGGGATTTACCAAATTTTTCTTTATTAATGGTCATGGCGGAAATATCGCTACGCTGAAAGCAGCATTTTCGGAAACCTATCATACCATCGGGGGTTTAAACCTCCCCAATAGTGACTCTATTCAGTGCCAAATCGCTAATTGGTTTACTTGCAGTTCGGTTTATAAACTCGCCAAAGAGTTATATGGGAATCAAGAAGGCTCCCATGCTACTCCCAGCGAAGTTGCACTCACCCAGTATGTTTATCCTGAATCGATTAAAACTGCTCCTTTATCCAAACAAGTTGCTTCCGGTTATCCGATTTATGGAGCAGTAGATTTTCGCCGCAAATATCCCGATGGCAGAATGGGTTCTAATCCAGCTTTAGCAACTCCTGAACATGGGAAGCAATTGTATGATTTAGCGGTTCAAGAGTTAACTCGCTCTTATTTAGAGTTTATCAAGGCCGAATAA
- a CDS encoding response regulator transcription factor, with product MFSVEATKTLPRAEFSKNHRILVVEDEDLIREMLVLALEEEGYEVSIAADGQSALNSLYRSEPVSTDFPFDLIVLDIMLPQVNGLDLCRLLRQQGNPVPILILSAKGSETDRVLGLEVGADDYLTKPFSMREFIARCRALFRRQRLNGLMDPQILRFGEITLYPQECRVMVSTEEVNLSPKEFRLIELFMSYPRRVWSRDQLLDRVWGPDFVGDSKTVDVHIRWLREKLERDPSQPEYIITVRGFGYRLG from the coding sequence ATGTTTTCTGTGGAAGCAACCAAAACCCTTCCTAGGGCAGAATTCAGCAAAAATCATCGGATCTTAGTCGTAGAAGATGAAGACCTAATTCGGGAAATGCTGGTTTTAGCCTTAGAGGAGGAAGGTTACGAAGTCAGCATTGCCGCAGATGGGCAAAGCGCCCTCAACAGTTTGTATCGCTCCGAACCTGTCTCAACGGATTTTCCCTTTGACTTAATTGTGTTAGATATCATGCTGCCCCAAGTCAACGGGCTGGATTTATGTCGCCTCCTCCGTCAACAAGGGAACCCCGTGCCGATTTTGATTTTGAGTGCCAAAGGCAGCGAAACAGACCGGGTATTAGGGTTAGAAGTAGGGGCGGATGACTACTTGACCAAACCCTTTAGCATGAGGGAGTTTATTGCGCGATGTCGAGCTTTATTCCGTCGTCAACGCCTGAATGGGTTAATGGATCCGCAAATCTTGCGATTTGGAGAGATTACCTTATATCCTCAGGAATGTCGCGTAATGGTCTCCACTGAAGAGGTTAATTTATCTCCAAAAGAATTTCGTCTGATTGAGCTATTTATGAGCTATCCCCGTCGAGTATGGTCCCGGGATCAGTTGCTCGATCGCGTCTGGGGACCCGATTTTGTCGGAGATAGCAAAACCGTTGACGTTCATATCCGATGGTTGCGAGAAAAATTAGAGCGGGATCCATCCCAACCCGAGTACATCATTACGGTTCGGGGATTTGGCTATCGGTTAGGCTAA
- a CDS encoding PAS domain-containing sensor histidine kinase, with the protein MAIVAFFLGLAVGIGFWLCQQFWMRQQLRQWLGGLPIDSFGLYMPMMSRLRRAIAWMKQERQELEAQVEEGRQLLQVAPVGYLQVDEENQLVWCNSQAQEILQIQKWEPSSPRLLLKFVRSYELDQLIDNTRQQQKAQMREWVFHPACQNGLEMGKTRSLTLRGYSWPLKDGQVGVFLENRQPLVTLAQNRDRWMNDLAHELKTPLTSISLVAEALQGRLEPPWSQRVERLSGETNRLIKLVQDWLELSHLEVDPGDKLVIKPVELCALIQSVWQTLEPLARPKQINFEYSGPEQVFIEADESKLYRVFLNILDNSIRYSSPQGKIQAIIGTEIVGEGSPHSQPTWEREIVQIDMIDSGSGFSPSDIPYIFDRLYRGDPARARPSVDPTQNPGKTYSTSPGSGLGLAIAEQIITAHGGTIKASNHPDTGGAWLQLRLPGDSRS; encoded by the coding sequence ATGGCTATCGTCGCATTTTTCTTGGGCCTAGCTGTGGGAATTGGATTTTGGCTGTGCCAGCAGTTTTGGATGCGCCAGCAGTTACGGCAATGGTTGGGAGGGTTGCCCATCGATTCCTTTGGCTTATATATGCCAATGATGTCTCGATTGCGCCGAGCGATCGCTTGGATGAAACAAGAGCGACAAGAGCTAGAAGCTCAGGTAGAAGAGGGACGGCAATTATTACAAGTTGCTCCCGTCGGGTATCTCCAAGTTGATGAAGAAAACCAATTAGTCTGGTGCAATTCCCAAGCGCAGGAGATCCTCCAGATTCAGAAGTGGGAACCGAGTTCCCCGCGTTTATTACTGAAATTCGTGCGGTCCTACGAATTGGATCAGCTAATTGACAATACTCGACAACAGCAAAAAGCGCAGATGCGAGAGTGGGTGTTTCATCCCGCTTGTCAAAATGGGTTAGAAATGGGCAAAACGCGATCGCTCACCTTAAGAGGCTATAGTTGGCCCCTAAAAGATGGACAAGTCGGAGTATTTTTAGAAAATCGCCAACCTTTAGTCACCCTGGCGCAAAACCGCGATCGCTGGATGAATGATTTAGCTCACGAACTAAAAACTCCCCTCACCAGTATTAGCTTAGTGGCTGAAGCCTTACAAGGTCGCTTAGAGCCTCCCTGGAGTCAGCGAGTCGAACGATTATCGGGAGAAACAAATCGGCTGATTAAACTGGTCCAAGACTGGCTCGAACTCAGTCATCTGGAAGTCGATCCCGGGGATAAACTGGTAATCAAACCCGTGGAACTCTGTGCCTTGATTCAGTCCGTCTGGCAAACCCTAGAACCATTAGCTCGTCCGAAACAAATCAATTTTGAGTATTCTGGACCTGAACAGGTATTCATAGAAGCCGATGAGTCCAAACTCTACCGCGTATTTTTGAATATCCTTGATAATAGTATTCGGTACAGTTCACCCCAGGGCAAAATTCAAGCCATCATTGGGACTGAGATTGTGGGCGAGGGTAGCCCTCATAGCCAGCCAACCTGGGAACGAGAAATTGTCCAAATTGATATGATCGATTCAGGATCAGGCTTTAGTCCGTCGGACATCCCTTATATCTTCGATCGCCTCTACCGAGGGGACCCAGCCCGCGCTAGACCCTCTGTTGATCCGACTCAAAACCCGGGGAAAACCTATTCTACCAGTCCAGGTTCAGGTCTAGGGTTAGCGATCGCCGAACAAATCATCACAGCCCACGGGGGAACCATTAAAGCCAGCAATCATCCTGACACCGGGGGAGCTTGGTTGCAACTGCGACTACCCGGCGATTCTCGTTCCTAG